A region of Subtercola boreus DNA encodes the following proteins:
- a CDS encoding HAD-IC family P-type ATPase, translating into MTQEKVATDPGLSRAEVEARVAAGQVNVTRTPTSRPVKSILAENVFTLFNGILTVCFIVVCLLGDLRDGFFFGVVVFNAAIGIVQELRAKRALDRLALLASPETAVRREGVLAVIRPEEVVLGDLVIARPGDQITADCVVESTIALFLDESMLTGESDPIPKKAGDTLMSGSLVSSGTGEARVVAVGADSYASRLTAEIKRHSLVHSELRAATNRILVYLSWILVPLIVIILLGRIGAYGGFAALFDPNDQSYRQALIDAVASVVGIIPEGLVLLTSLAFGVAAIQLTRQRVLVQELAAVEVLARVDVLCLDKTGTLTTGAIGFHGLQQLPGRDDDLVGATRALAALSTDDAGNATSRALSNRFELGDAVVGERLAFSSLRGFSAVSLSAAGAGDTSTTWLLGAPERLLAGHPESLAEAHAIAATGRRTLALARSTDAPSTLLDDPALVERAEPACFVILEETLRPEAKGTLGYFAEEGVRVIILSGDNPHTVGSIARQLGLGYEAVDASTLESDEDLAEALANGSVFGRVAPEQKRRIVKTLQAQGRSVAMTGDGVNDAMAIKDADLGIAMGNATPATRAVSRLVLLDSRFDRLPEVLLLGRRVIANVERVSNLFLSKTVYGIVLALVTAATAWEFPFLPRQLTLVSTLAIGIPSFFLALAPNRRRYRSGVLPRVLKFSLPTGLIAAATCLIAYAPLRVALPQSEARSLTTIALFTVSLWIVSVLARPLSRPRVILVASVTAAFVLSFVITFTRDFFMLSFSLTPWLAYVVVIGAVGASGIELYYRFAKRRGLVVDRA; encoded by the coding sequence ATGACCCAGGAGAAGGTGGCGACCGATCCCGGCCTGTCGCGTGCCGAGGTCGAGGCCCGCGTCGCGGCCGGACAGGTCAACGTCACCCGCACGCCGACCTCGCGGCCGGTGAAGAGCATCCTCGCCGAGAACGTCTTCACTCTCTTCAACGGCATCCTCACGGTCTGCTTCATCGTGGTGTGCCTGCTGGGGGACCTCCGGGACGGCTTCTTCTTCGGGGTCGTCGTCTTCAATGCGGCCATCGGCATCGTGCAGGAGCTCCGGGCGAAGCGTGCCCTCGACCGGCTCGCGCTCCTGGCGTCACCCGAGACGGCGGTGCGCCGGGAGGGAGTGCTGGCGGTCATCCGCCCGGAAGAGGTGGTGCTCGGCGACCTGGTGATCGCGCGGCCGGGCGACCAGATCACGGCCGACTGCGTGGTCGAGTCCACGATCGCCCTCTTCCTCGACGAGTCGATGCTCACGGGGGAGTCGGACCCGATCCCGAAGAAGGCCGGGGACACTCTGATGTCGGGCTCCCTCGTCTCGTCGGGCACGGGCGAGGCCCGGGTGGTCGCCGTCGGCGCCGACTCCTACGCCAGCAGGCTGACCGCGGAGATCAAGCGCCACAGCCTCGTGCACTCCGAACTCCGGGCCGCTACGAACCGCATCCTCGTCTACCTGTCGTGGATCCTGGTGCCGCTCATCGTCATCATCCTGCTGGGCAGGATCGGTGCCTACGGCGGTTTCGCGGCCCTCTTCGACCCGAACGACCAGAGCTACCGCCAGGCGTTGATCGATGCCGTCGCGAGCGTGGTCGGCATCATCCCGGAGGGTCTGGTGCTGCTCACCAGCCTTGCTTTCGGTGTCGCAGCCATTCAACTCACCCGGCAGCGCGTGCTGGTCCAAGAGCTCGCGGCGGTCGAGGTGCTCGCGCGCGTCGACGTGCTCTGTCTCGACAAGACGGGCACGCTCACCACCGGGGCGATCGGCTTCCACGGTCTGCAGCAGCTGCCGGGCCGGGACGACGACCTGGTCGGGGCGACGCGGGCGCTGGCCGCGCTCTCGACCGACGACGCCGGCAATGCGACGTCGCGGGCGCTGTCGAACAGGTTCGAGCTCGGCGACGCGGTCGTGGGGGAGCGGCTCGCGTTCAGTTCGCTGCGGGGATTCAGCGCCGTGAGTCTGAGCGCGGCCGGCGCGGGTGACACCTCCACCACGTGGCTGCTCGGTGCGCCCGAGCGGCTGCTCGCCGGGCATCCGGAATCCCTGGCCGAGGCGCACGCCATCGCAGCGACCGGCCGTCGCACCCTGGCGCTCGCCCGGTCGACGGATGCCCCCTCCACCCTGCTCGACGACCCCGCGCTCGTGGAGCGAGCCGAGCCGGCGTGCTTCGTCATCCTCGAGGAGACCCTCCGGCCCGAGGCGAAGGGCACGCTCGGCTACTTCGCCGAGGAGGGCGTGCGGGTGATCATCCTCTCCGGGGACAACCCACACACGGTCGGATCGATCGCCCGTCAGCTGGGGCTCGGCTACGAGGCAGTGGACGCCAGCACGCTCGAGAGTGACGAGGATCTCGCCGAGGCCCTGGCGAACGGCAGCGTCTTCGGCCGGGTGGCACCCGAACAGAAGCGCCGCATCGTGAAGACCCTGCAGGCCCAGGGCCGGTCGGTCGCGATGACGGGCGACGGCGTGAACGACGCGATGGCCATCAAGGATGCCGACCTCGGCATCGCGATGGGCAACGCCACACCGGCCACGCGCGCTGTCTCGCGGCTGGTGCTGCTCGACAGCCGGTTCGACCGTCTGCCCGAGGTGCTGCTGCTCGGCCGGCGGGTCATTGCGAACGTCGAGCGGGTGTCGAACCTCTTTCTCTCGAAGACCGTCTACGGCATCGTGCTGGCTCTGGTGACGGCGGCGACGGCGTGGGAGTTCCCCTTCCTGCCCCGGCAGCTGACGCTCGTGTCGACGCTGGCCATCGGCATCCCCTCGTTCTTCCTTGCCCTCGCACCCAACCGGAGACGGTATCGGTCCGGCGTGTTGCCCCGGGTGCTCAAGTTCTCCCTGCCGACCGGCCTGATCGCAGCGGCCACGTGCCTCATCGCCTACGCGCCGCTCCGGGTGGCGCTGCCTCAGTCCGAGGCACGCAGCCTCACGACGATCGCGCTGTTCACGGTGTCGCTCTGGATCGTCTCCGTGCTGGCGCGGCCGCTGTCGAGGCCCCGGGTCATCCTCGTGGCCTCCGTCACCGCGGCGTTCGTGCTGTCGTTCGTCATTACCTTCACGCGGGACTTCTTCATGCTCTCGTTCAGCCTCACCCCGTGGCTGGCCTACGTGGTCGTCATCGGGGCGGTGGGGGCATCCGGGATCGAGCTCTACTACCGGTTCGCGAAACGCAGGGGACTGGTCGTCGACCGGGCCTGA
- a CDS encoding DUF3710 domain-containing protein — MEVADEGSTDLEAVSSEAESSDVAATAPADAKSAPENRATDGPFDSDEANPARPYVDLGGVKILPREGLQLRLEVEEGTQRVVAVGLDFAGSTLQVQAFAAPRSTGLWNDIRAQIRDQITGQGGTLVEQVGVFGPELVAEVPAPGPDGTPVLRLARFVGVDGPRWFLRGVIAGDAMQNEASRAAVEELFRSVVVVRGGSPMPPRDLIPLTIPKSSAAI; from the coding sequence ATCGAGGTCGCCGACGAGGGCTCCACAGACCTCGAAGCGGTTTCGAGCGAGGCCGAATCGTCGGATGTCGCGGCCACCGCGCCCGCAGACGCCAAGTCGGCCCCGGAGAACCGTGCCACCGACGGCCCCTTCGACTCCGACGAGGCCAATCCGGCACGCCCGTACGTCGACCTCGGCGGGGTGAAGATCCTGCCCCGGGAGGGTCTCCAGCTTCGACTCGAGGTCGAGGAGGGCACCCAGCGCGTCGTGGCGGTCGGGCTGGACTTCGCCGGGTCGACGCTGCAGGTGCAGGCCTTCGCCGCTCCGCGCTCCACGGGCCTCTGGAACGACATCCGTGCCCAGATCCGCGACCAGATCACCGGCCAGGGCGGCACGCTCGTCGAGCAGGTGGGTGTCTTCGGCCCCGAACTCGTCGCCGAGGTGCCCGCACCCGGCCCCGACGGTACGCCGGTGCTGCGGCTCGCCCGCTTCGTCGGCGTCGACGGGCCGCGCTGGTTCCTCCGCGGGGTCATCGCAGGCGACGCCATGCAGAACGAGGCGTCGCGTGCAGCCGTCGAGGAGCTGTTCCGCAGCGTCGTCGTGGTGCGGGGCGGATCGCCGATGCCGCCGCGCGATCTCATCCCGCTGACCATTCCCAAGTCGAGCGCGGCGATCTGA
- a CDS encoding DUF3159 domain-containing protein: MPETHGSAETPDPAVRAEATERPASFSDAFAAAARRSGIGQVAPGETPTAQSLIRAIGGVRGLIESILPGLAFLVIYTFTKDLAPSVLAPLAVSAVFIVVRLVTRSPVMPAIAGLIGVAISAALALFTGRAEDNFLPGLIINAVSIVVLLVSIIVRWPLIGLIVGVLTGDMTGWRADPAKFRVVLIASWCWVGLFALRLGVEGPLYLAGEAGALASVKLLLGVPLYAAMLWVTWLLVRAAFGHQKPGVGSAASEPAADPAVGPASAPVEDPATDRP, encoded by the coding sequence ATGCCCGAGACCCACGGTTCCGCCGAGACACCCGATCCGGCGGTCCGAGCAGAAGCCACCGAACGCCCCGCCTCGTTCTCCGACGCCTTCGCGGCGGCGGCCCGGCGCTCGGGTATCGGCCAGGTGGCCCCCGGCGAGACCCCGACCGCACAGTCGCTGATCCGCGCGATCGGCGGCGTGCGCGGCCTCATCGAGTCGATCCTGCCGGGGCTCGCGTTCCTCGTCATCTACACGTTCACGAAAGACCTGGCGCCGAGCGTGCTGGCTCCTCTCGCGGTCTCTGCCGTCTTCATCGTGGTGCGTCTCGTCACCCGCAGCCCGGTGATGCCGGCGATCGCGGGGCTCATCGGTGTCGCGATCTCCGCAGCCCTCGCCCTGTTCACGGGCCGGGCGGAGGACAACTTCCTTCCCGGGCTCATCATCAACGCCGTCTCCATCGTGGTGCTGCTCGTGTCGATCATCGTGCGGTGGCCGCTGATCGGGCTCATCGTGGGCGTGCTCACCGGAGACATGACGGGGTGGCGTGCCGACCCGGCGAAGTTCCGCGTGGTGCTGATCGCCTCGTGGTGCTGGGTCGGGCTGTTCGCCCTGCGGCTCGGCGTCGAGGGGCCCCTCTACCTCGCCGGCGAGGCGGGAGCCCTCGCGTCGGTCAAGCTGCTGCTCGGGGTGCCGCTCTATGCGGCCATGCTCTGGGTGACGTGGCTGCTCGTGCGGGCAGCCTTCGGGCACCAGAAGCCGGGAGTCGGCTCGGCCGCGTCGGAACCGGCCGCCGATCCCGCCGTCGGCCCTGCCTCAGCCCCCGTCGAAGACCCCGCCACAGACCGCCCGTAA
- a CDS encoding DUF3093 domain-containing protein, with protein sequence MSTYRERLSPSGRIYLYLVLLIPASILVFAPINMLAGIICAVVLYGGSVITLLVLSPVVSVGDGMLVAGKARIPLSLVGEPEAMTGAAATMARGQRLDARAWLCIRGWIQPVVKVTIHDPEDPVPYWLISSRNPKELVAALQQADHELSS encoded by the coding sequence ATGTCGACGTATCGCGAGAGACTCAGCCCCAGCGGCCGGATCTACCTCTATCTGGTCCTGCTGATCCCGGCGAGCATCCTCGTCTTCGCACCGATCAACATGCTCGCAGGGATCATCTGCGCCGTGGTGCTCTACGGCGGCAGCGTGATCACCCTGTTGGTTCTCTCACCGGTTGTCAGCGTGGGTGACGGGATGCTCGTGGCCGGCAAGGCACGCATCCCGCTGTCGCTGGTGGGCGAACCCGAGGCGATGACGGGGGCGGCGGCCACGATGGCGAGGGGGCAGCGGCTCGACGCGCGGGCGTGGCTCTGCATCCGGGGCTGGATCCAGCCGGTGGTGAAGGTGACGATCCACGACCCCGAAGACCCGGTGCCCTACTGGCTCATCTCGTCCCGCAACCCAAAAGAGCTCGTGGCCGCCCTGCAACAGGCTGACCACGAGCTCAGTTCGTAG
- a CDS encoding DUF4193 domain-containing protein, whose product MATDYDAPRKTDDDSDSIEALKERVPDKMSGVVDVDDADNPGGFELPGADLSDLDLDVVVLPPQADEFTCVSCFLVKHRSQIDHQTKLGPVCIECEM is encoded by the coding sequence ATGGCAACCGATTACGACGCTCCGCGCAAGACCGACGACGATTCCGACTCGATCGAGGCACTCAAGGAGCGGGTCCCAGACAAGATGTCTGGTGTCGTGGACGTTGACGACGCCGACAATCCCGGTGGCTTCGAACTGCCTGGAGCAGATCTCTCAGACCTCGACCTCGACGTGGTGGTTCTTCCGCCGCAGGCAGACGAGTTCACCTGTGTGAGCTGTTTCCTGGTGAAGCACCGGTCGCAGATAGATCACCAGACGAAGCTCGGGCCCGTCTGCATCGAATGCGAGATGTAG
- a CDS encoding GNAT family N-acetyltransferase, translated as MRAIHLTTPRLFLQPLRVADAEQMVDVLADPALYRFTGGEPPSIQQLTSRYERQVEGRSSDGREQWLNWIVCDHAAGALGFVQATVTGGGGPASAAELAWLVSPAHQGRGIATEAAGAMLSWLRDAAGVTVFAAHIHPDHAGSEAVARHLGLHPTDTAVDGERRWESDRR; from the coding sequence GTGCGCGCCATCCACCTGACCACCCCGCGACTGTTCCTGCAGCCCCTCCGCGTCGCCGACGCGGAGCAGATGGTCGACGTGCTGGCCGATCCGGCGCTCTACCGCTTCACCGGGGGTGAGCCGCCGAGCATCCAGCAGCTGACGTCGCGCTACGAGCGCCAGGTCGAGGGCCGGTCATCCGACGGCCGGGAGCAGTGGCTGAACTGGATCGTGTGCGACCACGCCGCCGGCGCACTCGGCTTCGTTCAGGCGACGGTGACCGGAGGGGGCGGGCCCGCTTCGGCCGCCGAGCTCGCCTGGCTCGTCTCTCCCGCCCATCAGGGCCGGGGCATCGCGACAGAAGCGGCCGGCGCAATGCTGTCGTGGCTCCGCGACGCGGCCGGCGTCACCGTGTTCGCGGCGCACATCCACCCCGACCACGCTGGCTCGGAAGCCGTCGCCCGCCACCTCGGCCTGCACCCCACCGACACCGCAGTCGACGGCGAACGCCGCTGGGAGAGTGATCGCCGCTAA
- a CDS encoding alkaline phosphatase family protein, with product MPTMLPALDSRAPHLVDVFPSCLAALDGQPNTLDLPAVSRVVVVLVDGLGVSSLRARSGHARHLMAALTKKAKLQSGFPTTTAAALASLTTGTSPGTHGIVGYTALVPSHDVVVKQLSGWGPQMVPREWQAQPTLFERASAAGIGCSAIGAPRYATSGFTEAVLRGARYLAGKSIADRFAAARSALDAGGRQLVYVYIPELDMASHAHGWQSDQFIAALEAVDASVASFSASLRAGEGMLLTADHGMVDVPTTSHVLFDTVPALVEGVRHVAGDPRCLQLHLEPGLPAGAADALAEAWREVEGSRAWVATRDEAIDAGWFGEVLPGIRNRIGDVLVAARKNVAYYDSRRTPAAKRTMIGQHGSWSDDELYVPLLRFGAFAQV from the coding sequence ATGCCCACCATGCTACCGGCCCTCGATTCCCGTGCCCCGCACCTCGTCGACGTGTTTCCGAGTTGCCTGGCGGCCCTCGACGGCCAGCCCAATACGCTCGACCTGCCGGCCGTCTCCCGCGTGGTCGTCGTGCTGGTCGACGGACTCGGCGTCTCGTCGCTCCGGGCGCGGAGCGGGCACGCGCGGCACCTGATGGCGGCGCTCACGAAGAAAGCGAAGCTGCAGAGCGGCTTCCCCACCACCACGGCCGCAGCCCTGGCTTCGCTCACAACCGGCACCTCGCCCGGAACACACGGCATCGTCGGTTACACCGCACTCGTCCCCTCGCACGATGTCGTGGTGAAGCAGTTGAGCGGCTGGGGGCCGCAGATGGTTCCCCGTGAGTGGCAGGCGCAGCCGACACTGTTCGAACGTGCGTCGGCGGCGGGCATCGGATGCTCAGCCATCGGTGCTCCGCGCTACGCGACGAGCGGCTTCACCGAAGCGGTTCTGCGAGGGGCCCGTTACCTCGCCGGCAAGAGCATCGCCGACCGTTTCGCCGCCGCCCGCAGCGCTCTCGATGCCGGTGGACGCCAGCTCGTCTACGTCTACATCCCCGAGCTCGACATGGCTTCGCACGCCCACGGCTGGCAGAGCGACCAGTTCATCGCCGCGCTCGAGGCGGTGGACGCCTCTGTCGCCTCGTTCTCCGCGTCGCTCCGAGCCGGGGAAGGGATGCTGCTCACCGCCGACCACGGCATGGTCGACGTCCCCACCACCTCCCACGTGCTCTTCGACACCGTGCCCGCGTTGGTCGAAGGTGTGCGGCATGTGGCCGGCGACCCCCGCTGCCTGCAGCTGCACCTCGAACCGGGGCTGCCGGCGGGTGCTGCGGATGCCCTCGCCGAAGCCTGGCGTGAGGTGGAGGGCTCGCGCGCGTGGGTCGCGACCAGGGACGAGGCGATCGACGCCGGCTGGTTCGGGGAGGTGCTGCCGGGCATCCGGAACCGTATCGGCGACGTCCTGGTGGCAGCACGCAAGAACGTGGCCTACTACGACTCGAGGCGCACCCCTGCCGCCAAGCGCACGATGATCGGGCAGCACGGATCGTGGAGCGACGACGAGCTGTATGTGCCACTGCTGCGCTTCGGGGCGTTCGCGCAGGTTTAG
- the sepH gene encoding septation protein SepH: MQDLTVIGIENGALLVSSETGERYRVAIDEVLQSRLRQSTSTVATGVKVSPREIQSQIRAGMSAEDVARATGASLEYVERFEGPVVAERLHIVSSALKVAVKVASSNDPLRGDPLSDEQSSTFGEVIDERLEGLGATDLRWASWKEESGWIVKLTFTASEIDHDARWQYEPKRHSLTPLNSGAITLSQHGELSDGLIPRLRAVDLNGVETVPAPPGIQRTAKAGLGLEELDVALGVDESDDDPGRQGRSGEDQPDVSGDTTRPATPATAERTESPAARSIWGSVARSAPDTSSREPGRGPTAPPVIVEPSPFARPATRTDQESSARAAAAAVNRATPAPAAHNETADLLEALRRRRGERESATFTGDDDDLDSLDDGRAEHPSQHAHAGMFTRGSKGLPGGSRPVAHLAPTLTPSTGHGTDTASPDESGQPASSQNDSVADVPLAGLEPADASPDQAARGQRQTGPQARRKTRASMPSWDEIVFGARSDDDLS; this comes from the coding sequence ATGCAAGATCTCACAGTCATCGGCATCGAGAACGGGGCACTCCTCGTCTCCTCGGAGACCGGCGAGCGTTACCGCGTGGCCATCGACGAGGTACTCCAGTCGAGACTGCGGCAGAGCACCTCGACCGTCGCCACGGGAGTGAAGGTCTCGCCGCGCGAGATCCAGTCGCAGATCCGCGCCGGGATGAGCGCTGAAGACGTCGCCCGGGCCACCGGGGCCTCCCTGGAGTACGTAGAGCGCTTCGAGGGCCCCGTGGTGGCCGAGCGCCTGCACATCGTGTCCTCCGCGCTCAAGGTCGCCGTGAAGGTGGCATCGTCGAACGATCCGCTGCGCGGCGATCCGCTGAGCGACGAACAGTCGTCCACCTTCGGCGAGGTCATCGACGAACGCCTCGAAGGCCTCGGGGCGACCGACCTGCGCTGGGCCAGCTGGAAGGAAGAGTCGGGCTGGATCGTCAAGCTCACCTTCACCGCCAGCGAGATCGACCACGACGCGCGCTGGCAGTACGAACCGAAGCGCCACTCGCTCACGCCCCTGAACTCGGGAGCGATAACCCTCTCGCAGCACGGCGAACTCTCCGACGGGCTGATCCCGCGCCTCCGCGCTGTCGACCTGAACGGTGTCGAGACGGTGCCGGCGCCGCCCGGCATCCAGCGCACCGCGAAGGCCGGGCTCGGCCTCGAGGAACTGGATGTCGCGCTCGGCGTCGACGAGAGCGACGACGATCCTGGCCGCCAGGGCCGCTCCGGCGAGGACCAGCCGGACGTGTCTGGCGACACCACCCGCCCAGCCACCCCAGCGACTGCCGAGCGCACGGAGAGCCCGGCGGCCCGGTCGATCTGGGGCTCCGTCGCCCGGTCGGCACCGGACACCTCGAGCCGCGAACCCGGCCGCGGTCCTACCGCTCCCCCGGTGATCGTCGAACCGTCCCCCTTCGCCCGCCCCGCGACCCGCACCGACCAGGAGTCCTCGGCCCGCGCCGCAGCGGCGGCTGTCAACCGGGCCACGCCGGCCCCCGCGGCGCACAACGAGACCGCCGACCTCCTGGAGGCGCTGCGCCGCCGTCGCGGCGAACGGGAGTCGGCCACCTTCACGGGCGACGATGACGATCTCGACAGCCTCGACGACGGCCGCGCGGAGCATCCCTCCCAGCACGCGCACGCCGGCATGTTCACCCGCGGCTCGAAGGGTCTGCCGGGTGGCAGTCGCCCGGTGGCGCACCTCGCTCCGACACTCACACCCAGCACGGGGCACGGCACCGATACTGCTTCTCCGGATGAGTCGGGGCAGCCCGCGTCGTCGCAGAACGACAGCGTCGCCGACGTGCCACTCGCCGGCCTCGAACCCGCCGATGCGTCACCTGACCAGGCCGCGCGCGGCCAACGCCAGACCGGCCCGCAGGCCCGTCGGAAGACCCGTGCCTCGATGCCGAGCTGGGATGAGATCGTCTTCGGCGCGCGAAGCGACGACGACCTGAGCTGA
- the dut gene encoding dUTP diphosphatase — translation MTESAEVLIQAEHIPSYAHPGDAGADLTSTEALTLAPGERRTVGTGVSIALPDGFAAFVVPRSGLASKHGITIVNSPGTVDAGYRGEIKVALLNTDTSVAYDIAVGDRIAQLIVMPVTRAVFVPVEHLPGSARGVGGFGSTGTTTLPSGS, via the coding sequence GTGACTGAATCCGCCGAAGTTCTCATCCAGGCTGAGCACATTCCCAGCTACGCCCACCCGGGTGACGCCGGAGCCGACCTCACCTCGACCGAAGCGCTGACCCTCGCCCCCGGCGAGCGACGCACCGTGGGCACGGGCGTCTCCATCGCCCTGCCCGACGGATTCGCTGCGTTCGTGGTTCCGCGGAGCGGCCTCGCCAGCAAGCACGGCATCACCATCGTGAACTCCCCGGGAACGGTCGACGCCGGTTACCGGGGCGAGATCAAGGTGGCCCTGCTGAACACCGACACCTCGGTGGCGTACGATATCGCCGTCGGGGACAGGATCGCCCAACTCATCGTCATGCCGGTGACACGGGCCGTCTTCGTTCCCGTCGAACACCTCCCGGGCAGTGCCCGGGGCGTCGGGGGCTTCGGCTCGACCGGCACCACCACCCTCCCCTCAGGAAGCTGA